From the Archangium lipolyticum genome, the window AGCAGGTCGTCCACCTTCAAACGTCCCTCGGCCAGCAGCGCGAGCGCCTCGGAGAAGGGGCCGTAGGACACCGCCCTCAGCGTCACGTCCTTGAGCACCGCCCGCGCCACTGGCAGCGCCACCGGCTCGTGCCGCCGGCTCTTGAGCACCAGCGTGCCGCCCGGCCGCAGCGCCTCCAGCATGTCCGCCAGCGCCTGGTCGGAGAGCTCCGTCTCGATGATGAAGTCGTACGCGTCCACCGCCAGCCGCTCTCCACGGCGCGGCGCGTACAGCGGCACCTCACCCATTCCGTGTGCGGCCAGCACCCGGCGCGTGAGCTGGGCGATGCGGTTGTCCCCGTAGATGAGCCCCCGCTGACCCGGCCGCAAACCCGCCCCCATCACTCCCAGCGCCGCGGCCACCGGCTCCACGTAGGCCCCCAGCGAGAAGGGCAGCCCCGGAGGCAGCCGGTACACCGCCGAGGCCGGCACCCGCACGTACTCGGCGAACGCCCCGTCGTGGTGCACTCCCAGCTGCGCTGGCCGCCCGCACCGCTCGCCCTTGCGGCACCCGGGACACTCGCCGCACGCCAGCAGCGGGTGGACCGTGACGCGCTCGCCCGGTGGCAGGCCGCTCACCGACCGGCCCACCTCGGTCACCGTGCCGGCCAGCTCGTGGCCCAGCACCAGGGGAGGACGCACCGGCAGCCGGCCCTCGGCCACGTACACGTCCGTGCGGCACAGGCCCGCCACCGCGACCTGGATGATGACGTCATCCTCGCGCGACGCCACCGGCCGGGGTACCTCGCGCAGCCCCACCGTGCGTTCGTCCTTGACCAGCGCCTTCATTCACATCCCGCCATGGTGCGGCCACCCGGAGTGACATCCGCTCCCTGACACCGCACCGCGTGGCCCATGTTAGCACACAGGGTCCTCGTGCTTCTCATGCACTAGACTCTCCCGGAATGACGCGAGGATTCAGGGGCAAGAACGGCCTGGCCGTGCTGCTGTGCGTGGGGGCGCTGGGGTGTGTACGGGCCCCTGTCATCGAGGACGGTGGAGACGACGATGAATGGGTGTCTTCCGAGGAAGAGGCGCCCGGGGTCTCCGAGCCCCAGCCTCCCATCGAAGCCCTTGTCGCTCCTCCGCGTGCCTCCAACTTCCTGGTGATGGGCGGAGGCAGCGAGCCCGCCCGCAACGAGATCGCCCTGGAGAAGAACGTCCTCTACTTCCAACGGACGCTTCGGGCACTCGGGCTCGCTCCCGATTCCGCATCCATCTACTTCGCCAATGGGAATGACGGGAAGGCCACGGTCCGCTACCTCGGCGAGGGCTCGCGCGAGCTGTTCAAGGCCCCCGAGGTTCCCCACCTCAAGGGACCGGCGACCCTGGAGCAGTTCCTGGGGTGGTTGGAGCAGAGCACCCAGGGCTCGCCCCAGCGGCCGGTCTTCATCTACTTCACGGGCCACGGTGGACTGAACGGCCGGAACCTGAACAACAACCACCTGGCGCTCTGGGACTCGGACACGCTGACGGTACGGGCCTTCGGTCTCTTCCTGGGCAGGCTTCCGAGCACCACCCCGGTCGTCACGGTGATGTCGCAGTGTTACGCCGGCTCGTTCGCCAACTTCATCTACCAGGACGCCAACCCCCGGCGGCCCGTGGTGGCGCAGCCCCGCTGTGGCTTCTTCGCCACCGTGGAGTACCGCCCGTCCGTCGGGTGCACCCCCGAGGTGAACGAGGCGGACTACCGGGACTACAGCTCCAGCTTCTTCGCGGGGCTCGCGGGCGTCAGCCGGACGGGAAGCGCGGTGGGCTCGGCCGACCGTGACGGAGATGGACGGGTGAGCTACGCCGAGGCGCACGCGTTCGCCAAGGTGGATGGCGAGACGACGGACCTGCCCGTCTCCACCTCGGAGGCCTGGCTGCAGCGGCGCGCCAGGGTGGGGGACCTGCGCCGCTTCCTCTCCACCCCCATCCTCGAGGTATCGCGGACCGGGCGTCCGGAGCAGCGCTTCGTCGTGGAGTCACTCGTGCGGAGGTTGCACTTCGTCCCCGAGCGCTCCTGGGTCGAGAACATCGAGACCACGACGCCGGAAACGGAAGAGTCCGACGCCTATGCCATGCGTCTGCGCATGGAGTTGCTCAACATCGGCATGGAGCAGAAGGTCCGCGAGGCGGGCGACTCGCAAGCGCTCGCCGTTCTCGATCGCCTGCTCCAGTGTGAGCGCGGCTCCTGGGACACGCCTCCGGTTTCGGCGACGGTCCCGGCGGGCTCTCCATGAAGCCTCCGCTCAAGCCGCTCTTCCTCCTGGCGGATAGCTCACTCCTGTTCTGGCGCAGCGGGGACAGGCCTTTCCTCGAGTGCCTCCGCGTGCTGACGGGGGCGGACCTCGCTGTGCCCCCCATCCAGGCGGCCTACCTGGGCGCTTCCAACGGGGATGTGCCCGACTTCTTCGGCATCTTCACCGCCGCCATGGAGCTGGCCGGCATCTCCCACTGCCGGATGATTCCCTCGCAGCCCACCGCCGAGGATCGCGCCTGGCTCGCGGGGGCACACGTCATCCTGCTGGCGGGAGGAGATCCGCTCCTGGGGTGGGAGACCTTCCGGCGGAATGGCGTGGAGGCCGTCCTGCGGGAACGCTACTTCGACGGCGCGGTCCTCATGGGCATCTCCGCGGGCGCGATGCAGCTCGGAGAGCGGGCATGGAGCGAATCGGGGCCCGGCCCCGAGACCCTGTTCCCGGTGCTCGGACTGGCACCCTTCCTCGTGGGGGTCCATGAGCAGCCGGACTGGACGGAATTGAAGCGTGCGGTGCGGAGCGTCGGCCCGGGGTCGCGCGGAATTGGCATCCCAGCCGGGGGAGGCGCCCTCCTGTACCCGGACCAGCTCCTGGAGCCCGTGCGCTACCCGCTCGTCGAGCTCCGCCACGAGGAGGGCACCTGGCGCGAAAACCTGCTCTACCCACCACGGGAGCCCTTCCGGGGCGAGGTGCGGCTCCGGCTTCCCTTTGCGAACTGAGAGAGAACTGGCGCCGGCTCAGACGAGGCCCGGGAGCTCCCCGATGTAGTCCGGGTGCCCGAACGTCGTCCTCTTCGGAAGGCCGAAGGCGTTGGCGATGGAGACGAGCAGCTTGTTGTGGGCGACGGCCCCCTGGAGGATCCCCGAGCCCGTCCAGGTGCTGAGCGGGTCCACGCCGGGGCGCAGCCGCAGGTAGCGGCCCATCCGGAACCTGCCGCCCGCGCCCCCCGCCAGCACCATGGGGACGCCCACCCCCGTGTGGCCCGCGGGGTTGGCCAGCTCGTTCCCCCACAGGATGACGGTGTTGTCGAGCGCGGTGCCGTTCCCCTCGGGTACGGCGGCGAGCTGGTCCATCAGGTACGCCACCTGCTGGGTGTACCAGAGCTGCACCTTCACCATCCGCAGCCGCGTGGCCTCGCGCTGGCTCGCATCTCCCGAGTCCAGCATGTGCGCGATGTTGTGGTGGACGTCCTCGTTGATGTCCAGCCACGGCATGGGCGGTCCCGCCATGAACAGGGTGACCACGCGGGTGAGATCACACGCGAACGCACGGGCGATGAGCTGCATGTGCAGCTGGACGAGCGTCGGGTACAGGTCCAGGTTGGTGATCTCGTACTGGTTGTAGTTGTGCGCGGGCTCCCACGTGGGTTTGGAGCAGCCCGTCAGGCCGGAGGACTCGAGGCGCTTCTCCATGTCCCGCAGGGCCTGCAGGTGCGAGTCGAGCTTCTGGCGCTCGTTGGTGCCCAGCCGTCCCCGCAGCCGTGAGGCGTCCTTGATGAGGAAGTCCACCAGGCTCCTCCTGCGCGCGAGCGCACGCCGCGCGGCCTCGGGGTCCCCCGGATCCGCCATGTCACCGAACAGACGCGTGTAGACGTCGAACGGGTTGAGCTCGAACGGCATACGGGCGGCATTGGAGGCGAAGCTGATGCTGTTGTACTTGCTCTGCGGAGAGAGGCCGCCCTCCCACGCATTGAGGTTCATCGAGCGGAAGCGGGTGGCGCCGCCGATGTGCGCGGCCTGGGCCAGCTC encodes:
- a CDS encoding Caspase domain-containing protein is translated as MTRGFRGKNGLAVLLCVGALGCVRAPVIEDGGDDDEWVSSEEEAPGVSEPQPPIEALVAPPRASNFLVMGGGSEPARNEIALEKNVLYFQRTLRALGLAPDSASIYFANGNDGKATVRYLGEGSRELFKAPEVPHLKGPATLEQFLGWLEQSTQGSPQRPVFIYFTGHGGLNGRNLNNNHLALWDSDTLTVRAFGLFLGRLPSTTPVVTVMSQCYAGSFANFIYQDANPRRPVVAQPRCGFFATVEYRPSVGCTPEVNEADYRDYSSSFFAGLAGVSRTGSAVGSADRDGDGRVSYAEAHAFAKVDGETTDLPVSTSEAWLQRRARVGDLRRFLSTPILEVSRTGRPEQRFVVESLVRRLHFVPERSWVENIETTTPETEESDAYAMRLRMELLNIGMEQKVREAGDSQALAVLDRLLQCERGSWDTPPVSATVPAGSP
- a CDS encoding zinc-dependent alcohol dehydrogenase, producing the protein MKALVKDERTVGLREVPRPVASREDDVIIQVAVAGLCRTDVYVAEGRLPVRPPLVLGHELAGTVTEVGRSVSGLPPGERVTVHPLLACGECPGCRKGERCGRPAQLGVHHDGAFAEYVRVPASAVYRLPPGLPFSLGAYVEPVAAALGVMGAGLRPGQRGLIYGDNRIAQLTRRVLAAHGMGEVPLYAPRRGERLAVDAYDFIIETELSDQALADMLEALRPGGTLVLKSRRHEPVALPVARAVLKDVTLRAVSYGPFSEALALLAEGRLKVDDLLGEVHPLEAHAALFAAAGRSEERKVFFAPGRG
- a CDS encoding Type 1 glutamine amidotransferase-like domain-containing protein; translation: MKPPLKPLFLLADSSLLFWRSGDRPFLECLRVLTGADLAVPPIQAAYLGASNGDVPDFFGIFTAAMELAGISHCRMIPSQPTAEDRAWLAGAHVILLAGGDPLLGWETFRRNGVEAVLRERYFDGAVLMGISAGAMQLGERAWSESGPGPETLFPVLGLAPFLVGVHEQPDWTELKRAVRSVGPGSRGIGIPAGGGALLYPDQLLEPVRYPLVELRHEEGTWRENLLYPPREPFRGEVRLRLPFAN
- a CDS encoding DUF1552 domain-containing protein produces the protein MLTNLSRRSILQALAGTALAAPFGAKAQTQTPPLRFIALFTPHGTVPEYWVPRGGETNFDITYPNSILAPLDKHRSRLLILDGLDYRVLYEHGTMGHEGAPVTFLTGSKVHMNGGEEFPGGISLDQELAQAAHIGGATRFRSMNLNAWEGGLSPQSKYNSISFASNAARMPFELNPFDVYTRLFGDMADPGDPEAARRALARRRSLVDFLIKDASRLRGRLGTNERQKLDSHLQALRDMEKRLESSGLTGCSKPTWEPAHNYNQYEITNLDLYPTLVQLHMQLIARAFACDLTRVVTLFMAGPPMPWLDINEDVHHNIAHMLDSGDASQREATRLRMVKVQLWYTQQVAYLMDQLAAVPEGNGTALDNTVILWGNELANPAGHTGVGVPMVLAGGAGGRFRMGRYLRLRPGVDPLSTWTGSGILQGAVAHNKLLVSIANAFGLPKRTTFGHPDYIGELPGLV